From the Desulfovibrio sp. JY genome, one window contains:
- a CDS encoding type II toxin-antitoxin system RelB/DinJ family antitoxin, with translation MAATSMVHVRVDENVKAQAAETLATMGLSISDAVRVLLVRVAAEKQLPFELKAPNATTRAAMAEAEDIVKTRRARFQSAEEVFNAIEEAGRQ, from the coding sequence ATGGCTGCCACATCGATGGTCCACGTCCGCGTGGATGAAAACGTCAAGGCTCAGGCGGCGGAAACTCTTGCCACGATGGGCCTTTCCATTTCCGACGCCGTCCGCGTCCTGCTGGTGCGGGTCGCCGCCGAGAAACAGCTGCCGTTCGAGTTGAAGGCACCGAATGCCACGACCCGCGCTGCGATGGCCGAAGCTGAGGACATTGTTAAGACTCGCCGCGCGCGTTTCCAGAGTGCTGAGGAAGTGTTCAATGCCATCGAAGAAGCCGGCCGGCAGTAA
- a CDS encoding immunity protein yields the protein MDDFATLLERSFVELVAERAYARGWRKGEFAKMVWPDAPAKAGAAKWSAMRGKATNTGKPQGVLISDAQRMAEILGEDLTYLLAVAKENARRQAA from the coding sequence ATGGACGATTTCGCAACCTTACTGGAGCGGTCCTTTGTGGAACTCGTCGCCGAACGGGCTTACGCCCGAGGCTGGAGAAAAGGCGAGTTCGCCAAGATGGTCTGGCCGGATGCCCCCGCCAAGGCGGGGGCGGCAAAATGGTCGGCCATGCGCGGAAAGGCGACGAACACGGGCAAGCCACAAGGCGTACTGATATCCGATGCCCAGCGTATGGCGGAAATCCTCGGGGAGGACCTGACGTACCTTCTCGCCGTCGCCAAGGAAAACGCCAGACGCCAGGCCGCGTAA
- a CDS encoding DUF423 domain-containing protein has product MDRLFFAMGALSACLSVIAGALGSHALKHRLAPDMLAVFEIGVRYQMYHALALLGVGLASARWGGTCMNVGGWCFVLGTVLFSGSIYQLSLTGTTFLGIVTPIGGAIWMIGWVSIALGALRAR; this is encoded by the coding sequence GTGGACAGGCTGTTTTTCGCCATGGGCGCGCTCTCGGCGTGCTTATCCGTGATCGCCGGGGCGCTTGGATCCCATGCCCTGAAGCACCGGCTGGCCCCGGACATGTTGGCCGTGTTCGAGATCGGCGTGCGCTACCAGATGTATCACGCCCTGGCCCTGCTCGGCGTGGGGCTCGCCTCCGCCAGGTGGGGCGGCACATGCATGAACGTCGGCGGCTGGTGCTTTGTCCTCGGAACCGTGCTGTTTTCCGGGAGCATCTACCAGTTGAGCCTCACGGGCACCACATTCCTCGGCATTGTCACACCCATCGGCGGCGCCATCTGGATGATCGGATGGGTGTCGATCGCCTTGGGGGCGTTGCGGGCGAGGTGA
- a CDS encoding site-specific integrase, which translates to MSREKTKFTGVYRRVSDTRRHNGKPDICFDINHRDSTGRLVWEKVGWASEGYTAQMASDIRGERIRIERHTGVLPERRKKSAMTMGDAWAIFKEKWLPNLAHPRDEESRYTCHIAPRFSSTPLDRITPLALETFKQELLGKGLAPASARLILGDIRRIYRKLISWNLYSGTVPTDGLKMPRADNARIRYLTPDEAERLLDALKTRSPSWWRMAMISLHTGMRIGEILSLRGSDINLPSRVVHVRDAKAGTRMAHMTDAVAPVFEDVMPATPDGLLFCSREGKPLRVTDTSNTFAKVIKTLGFNDGLTDRRQKVVFHTLRHTFCSWLAIQGVPLYTIGELVGHSSLEMTKRYSHLCPDTKRKAISHVEVMAQNGKPPMAAHSS; encoded by the coding sequence ATGAGCAGGGAAAAAACCAAATTTACCGGGGTATACCGGCGCGTTTCCGACACCCGTCGTCACAATGGCAAGCCCGATATCTGCTTTGACATCAACCACCGCGACTCCACGGGGCGTCTCGTCTGGGAGAAGGTCGGTTGGGCCAGCGAGGGCTATACCGCCCAAATGGCCTCCGACATCCGGGGGGAGCGAATCCGAATCGAGCGTCATACTGGTGTGTTGCCGGAGCGCAGGAAAAAATCCGCCATGACCATGGGCGACGCCTGGGCCATCTTCAAGGAGAAGTGGTTGCCCAATCTGGCCCACCCCCGCGACGAGGAGAGTCGGTATACCTGCCACATAGCCCCGCGCTTCAGTTCCACTCCCCTGGATCGGATTACGCCGCTGGCTCTCGAAACCTTCAAGCAGGAACTGCTCGGCAAGGGGTTGGCCCCGGCGAGCGCCCGCCTCATCCTGGGGGATATCCGCCGCATCTATCGAAAACTCATCTCTTGGAATCTCTACTCGGGCACTGTGCCGACCGACGGACTCAAGATGCCCCGCGCCGACAACGCCCGCATCCGATACCTGACTCCGGACGAGGCGGAACGACTGCTCGACGCCCTGAAAACCAGAAGCCCGTCCTGGTGGCGCATGGCCATGATCAGCTTGCATACCGGCATGCGGATCGGGGAAATTTTGTCCTTGCGTGGCAGCGACATCAATCTGCCATCCAGAGTCGTTCACGTGCGCGACGCCAAGGCTGGCACGCGCATGGCGCACATGACCGATGCCGTCGCGCCGGTATTCGAGGATGTCATGCCCGCCACTCCGGATGGGCTGCTTTTCTGCTCCAGAGAAGGCAAACCGTTGCGTGTGACCGACACTAGCAACACGTTTGCCAAGGTGATCAAGACCCTCGGATTCAACGACGGCCTGACGGATCGCAGGCAGAAAGTCGTATTTCATACCCTCCGACACACCTTTTGCAGTTGGTTGGCGATTCAGGGAGTTCCCCTGTACACCATTGGAGAACTTGTCGGGCATTCCAGCCTGGAAATGACAAAACGTTATTCTCACCTGTGTCCCGACACCAAACGCAAGGCCATCAGCCACGTGGAGGTCATGGCCCAAAATGGCAAGCCCCCTATGGCTGCTCATTCGTCTTGA
- a CDS encoding helix-turn-helix domain-containing protein produces the protein MDAALSKLLAPVAEIEVLRRKEFLTEEEAAKLFSMSAATLKTKRCRGGGPSYIKDGGRVLYSRKSLQAYLEGKRVKTNEQP, from the coding sequence ATGGATGCAGCTTTATCCAAATTGTTAGCGCCTGTCGCTGAAATAGAAGTTCTCAGACGAAAAGAATTCTTGACCGAAGAGGAGGCGGCAAAGCTTTTCTCCATGTCCGCCGCGACTCTCAAGACCAAGAGGTGTCGCGGCGGAGGACCAAGCTACATCAAGGATGGTGGGCGAGTTCTCTATTCCAGGAAGTCGTTGCAGGCATACCTGGAAGGCAAACGCGTCAAGACGAATGAGCAGCCATAG
- a CDS encoding DUF3536 domain-containing protein, protein MSDRCVCIHGHFYQPPRENPWLEIIEVQDSAFPYHDWNERVTAECYAANAVSRALDQQGRIARLVNNYARISFNFGPTVLLWMEHNAAEAYQAILEADRLSLEKYSGHGSALAQGYNHMILPLANSRDKYTQILWGIRDFEYRFKRKPEGLWLPETAVDLESLDMMAELGIAFAILAPRQAKRVRAIAGGEWQPSGEGTIDPGMPYRVSLPSGRAMNLFFYDGPLARAVAFEGLLNNGEDFANRLMSGFPADNAEPRLVHIATDGESYGHHHRGGEMALTRALDYIEFNGLARLTNYGQYLEEHPPTHEVEIIENSSWSCVHGIERWKSDCGCNSGGHSGWNQAWRAPLREALDWLRDSVNTAFEQLAQGLLSDPWAARNAYIDVVVDRSPARVGGFLSRHASHPLHEDEEIAVLKLMELQRHAMLMYTSCGWFFDELSGIETVQIIQYAGRVLQLAEQLFSLSYEPEFLDRLEQAKSNIAELKDGRGIYERYIKPAKIDLINVGAHFAMSSLFKEYGERDSLYAYSVATENYRRFQAGKAKLAIGRAKVISEVTYEFITLWFGVLHLGDHNITYGISEYLEPQKYETLVKELSEAFSNADLPKTLHVLDQYFQTSTYALTSLFIDERRKILGTIMEPTLQEAQATYDAVYEHHAPLIRFLKEAGTPPPKVLSVAADMCLNAKLGKAFESGEPELQTVRPLLEEARLAGVTLEATGLGLSLKNTIEGMAQRFAENPSELSCMQQLNNAAMLARSMPFEVNLWKPQTLCFKILHAHWSEFKDKAGQGDADAKEWIRDATLLAENFSVQLPSP, encoded by the coding sequence ATGTCGGACCGATGTGTTTGCATCCATGGTCACTTCTACCAGCCTCCCAGAGAAAATCCCTGGCTGGAAATCATCGAGGTCCAGGATTCCGCTTTCCCCTATCACGACTGGAATGAACGCGTTACAGCCGAGTGCTACGCCGCCAATGCGGTGTCGAGAGCCCTGGACCAGCAGGGCAGAATCGCCCGTCTCGTGAACAATTACGCCAGGATAAGCTTCAATTTCGGGCCAACCGTCCTCCTGTGGATGGAGCACAACGCCGCCGAGGCCTACCAGGCCATCCTGGAAGCCGACAGGCTGAGCCTGGAGAAATACTCGGGCCACGGTTCCGCCCTGGCCCAGGGCTACAACCACATGATCCTGCCGCTGGCCAACAGCCGCGACAAGTACACCCAGATTCTCTGGGGCATCAGGGACTTCGAGTACCGCTTCAAGCGCAAGCCGGAAGGGCTGTGGCTCCCCGAGACCGCCGTGGATCTCGAATCCCTGGACATGATGGCCGAGCTTGGCATCGCCTTCGCCATACTGGCTCCCAGGCAGGCAAAACGGGTTCGGGCCATTGCCGGGGGCGAATGGCAGCCGTCTGGCGAAGGGACAATCGACCCGGGCATGCCCTACCGAGTATCGTTGCCCTCGGGCAGGGCCATGAACCTGTTTTTTTACGATGGCCCCCTTGCCCGGGCCGTGGCCTTTGAAGGCCTTCTCAACAATGGCGAAGACTTCGCCAACCGACTCATGTCCGGCTTCCCGGCAGATAACGCCGAGCCCCGTTTGGTGCATATCGCGACGGATGGCGAAAGCTATGGGCATCACCACCGCGGCGGCGAGATGGCCCTCACCAGGGCGCTTGATTACATCGAGTTTAACGGCCTGGCGCGGCTGACGAATTATGGCCAGTACCTTGAGGAGCACCCGCCGACCCATGAGGTGGAGATCATCGAGAACAGCTCCTGGAGCTGCGTCCATGGGATAGAGCGCTGGAAATCGGATTGCGGGTGCAACAGCGGCGGCCACTCGGGCTGGAATCAAGCCTGGCGGGCTCCCTTGCGTGAGGCCCTGGACTGGCTCCGGGACAGCGTCAACACGGCTTTCGAACAGTTGGCCCAAGGGTTGCTAAGCGACCCATGGGCCGCCCGCAACGCGTACATTGACGTTGTCGTGGACCGATCGCCCGCCCGGGTCGGCGGATTTCTCAGCCGCCATGCAAGCCACCCGCTTCACGAGGATGAGGAGATCGCAGTCCTGAAGCTCATGGAACTCCAACGGCATGCCATGCTCATGTACACGAGTTGCGGCTGGTTTTTCGATGAGCTCTCCGGGATCGAAACCGTGCAGATCATCCAATACGCCGGCAGGGTCCTGCAACTGGCCGAGCAGCTTTTCAGCTTGTCCTATGAGCCGGAGTTTCTCGATCGCCTGGAACAGGCCAAGAGCAATATCGCCGAACTCAAGGACGGGCGCGGCATCTATGAACGGTACATCAAGCCCGCCAAGATCGATTTGATAAACGTCGGCGCGCACTTTGCCATGAGTTCTCTGTTCAAGGAATACGGAGAACGCGATTCGCTCTATGCCTATTCCGTGGCCACGGAAAACTACCGTCGTTTCCAGGCCGGCAAGGCAAAACTGGCGATCGGACGGGCAAAGGTCATTTCGGAAGTCACCTACGAATTCATCACCCTCTGGTTTGGCGTCTTGCATCTCGGCGATCACAACATCACCTATGGCATTAGCGAATATCTGGAGCCCCAAAAATACGAAACCCTGGTCAAGGAGCTTTCCGAAGCTTTTTCCAACGCCGATCTTCCCAAAACACTCCACGTGCTGGATCAATATTTCCAAACCTCCACGTACGCCCTGACCTCGCTGTTCATTGACGAGCGGCGCAAAATCCTGGGCACGATCATGGAGCCGACGCTGCAAGAGGCTCAGGCCACCTATGACGCGGTCTACGAACACCACGCGCCTTTGATCCGCTTCTTGAAAGAGGCTGGCACGCCGCCGCCCAAAGTCCTGTCCGTGGCGGCGGACATGTGCCTGAATGCCAAGCTCGGCAAGGCCTTTGAGAGCGGAGAACCAGAGCTGCAAACCGTGAGACCTCTTCTGGAAGAAGCCCGGTTGGCGGGCGTTACGCTGGAGGCGACCGGGCTTGGTTTGTCGCTTAAAAACACCATCGAGGGCATGGCGCAACGGTTCGCAGAAAACCCCAGTGAGCTTTCCTGCATGCAACAGTTGAACAATGCCGCGATGCTGGCCCGATCCATGCCGTTCGAGGTCAATCTCTGGAAGCCCCAGACCCTGTGTTTCAAGATCCTCCATGCGCACTGGTCCGAGTTCAAGGACAAGGCCGGTCAAGGAGACGCCGACGCCAAGGAGTGGATCCGGGACGCCACGCTCCTGGCCGAAAATTTTTCCGTCCAACTGCCTTCGCCATAG
- the pcp gene encoding pyroglutamyl-peptidase I, translating into MKTVLVTGFGPYGNTPVNPSNLSAKALDGITIAGARVVGREAPSYWFTCIDSVVQAIAEVKPCLVFMLGEFGGRSMITVERIAQNFNDSSRYNLRDNAGKVLQGEPVVPGGPAAHSSTLPLRAMVLAMRRAGFPADISDAPGTLMCNHLMYGVLHHIAANGLPIRAGWVHLPSLPEVAAMDQFLGNPSMSLETVVGGLKVSIQAALEHEKDVDAPVLSRWQL; encoded by the coding sequence ATGAAAACAGTGCTCGTGACGGGCTTTGGTCCGTATGGCAACACGCCGGTCAACCCCTCGAACTTGTCCGCCAAGGCTCTGGACGGCATCACCATCGCCGGCGCGCGCGTCGTGGGCCGGGAGGCGCCCAGCTACTGGTTCACCTGCATCGACAGCGTGGTCCAGGCCATAGCCGAGGTGAAGCCCTGCCTCGTTTTCATGCTGGGGGAGTTCGGCGGACGCTCCATGATCACGGTGGAACGCATTGCGCAAAACTTCAACGATTCCAGCCGGTACAACCTGAGGGACAATGCGGGCAAGGTGCTCCAGGGTGAGCCGGTGGTTCCAGGCGGCCCCGCGGCCCACTCTTCCACGCTGCCCCTGCGGGCCATGGTGCTGGCCATGCGCAGGGCCGGTTTCCCGGCAGACATCTCCGACGCGCCAGGCACGCTCATGTGCAACCACCTGATGTACGGGGTGCTGCACCACATCGCGGCAAACGGGCTTCCAATCCGGGCCGGGTGGGTCCACCTGCCATCCCTGCCCGAGGTGGCCGCCATGGACCAGTTCCTTGGCAATCCCAGCATGTCCCTGGAGACGGTGGTCGGGGGGCTCAAGGTGTCCATTCAGGCTGCCCTGGAGCACGAGAAGGACGTTGATGCGCCGGTATTGTCCCGGTGGCAGTTGTAG
- a CDS encoding type II toxin-antitoxin system YafQ family toxin: MPSKKPAGSKRAPLPRAADYTKPFLKDWKRLERSGRYDMRRLKEVMLLLIANDGPLAPEWSDHPLVGNWEGYRECHVGGDFLLVYRLAEASSSSLIVFVRAGTHAELFE, translated from the coding sequence ATGCCATCGAAGAAGCCGGCCGGCAGTAAACGGGCTCCACTGCCGAGGGCGGCCGATTATACGAAGCCCTTCCTCAAAGATTGGAAGCGGTTGGAGCGTTCAGGCCGATACGATATGCGGCGACTCAAGGAAGTCATGCTGTTGCTGATTGCCAATGACGGGCCGCTCGCACCTGAATGGTCCGATCACCCACTCGTAGGCAATTGGGAGGGATATCGTGAATGTCACGTCGGCGGAGATTTTCTGCTTGTCTACCGACTCGCGGAAGCATCCTCCAGCAGCCTGATTGTTTTCGTCCGCGCGGGCACCCATGCCGAATTGTTTGAATGA
- the cyoA gene encoding ubiquinol oxidase subunit II codes for MKKSVVVVLIALMLLGIVASLSGCSEMVLLHPKGPIGDSERRLIIVAFVLMLLVVVPVIVMAIWFPLKYRASNPKAKYDPTWTHSGRIETVVWLVPLAIVLVLSVITWRETHRLDPYRPLDVGVAPLRIDVVSLDWKWLFIYPDQGIAVVNELVFPARVPLSFRLTSDTVMTSFFIPQLGSQIYAMGGMQTRLHLMADTEGVYAGQNQQFSGRGFPTMTFAAKALSQQAFEAWVQKVKASPDKLDIARLDALRKPSEKDPVQLFSSIAPGLFEYVMHKTAPMAPHYGDIMMHAQGHGGHGQPDVAQER; via the coding sequence ATGAAAAAAAGTGTGGTCGTCGTGCTCATTGCCCTGATGTTGCTTGGCATCGTGGCGTCGCTTTCCGGTTGCAGCGAAATGGTCCTTCTCCATCCCAAGGGACCCATTGGCGATTCGGAGCGGCGGTTGATCATCGTGGCCTTTGTCCTGATGCTGCTGGTCGTCGTGCCGGTCATCGTCATGGCCATCTGGTTTCCGCTGAAGTACCGGGCCTCGAATCCGAAGGCGAAATACGATCCCACGTGGACCCACAGCGGCCGGATCGAAACCGTGGTCTGGCTCGTGCCCCTGGCCATCGTGCTGGTGCTCTCGGTGATCACCTGGCGCGAGACCCACCGCCTCGACCCGTACCGTCCCCTCGACGTCGGGGTCGCGCCGCTTCGCATCGACGTGGTGAGCCTCGATTGGAAGTGGCTTTTCATCTACCCCGACCAGGGGATTGCCGTGGTCAACGAACTGGTGTTCCCGGCCCGGGTGCCGCTCAGCTTTCGGCTCACCTCGGACACGGTCATGACGTCGTTTTTCATCCCCCAGCTCGGCAGCCAGATCTACGCCATGGGCGGCATGCAGACGCGGCTTCACCTCATGGCCGATACCGAGGGCGTGTACGCCGGGCAAAACCAGCAATTTAGCGGCCGCGGCTTCCCGACCATGACGTTTGCGGCCAAGGCCCTGTCGCAGCAAGCCTTCGAGGCCTGGGTACAAAAGGTCAAGGCTTCGCCGGACAAGCTCGATATCGCCCGGCTCGACGCCCTGCGTAAGCCCAGCGAGAAGGACCCCGTCCAGCTTTTCTCCTCGATCGCCCCGGGGCTTTTCGAATACGTGATGCACAAGACCGCGCCCATGGCCCCCCATTATGGAGATATCATGATGCACGCCCAGGGGCATGGCGGACACGGCCAGCCCGATGTCGCACAGGAGCGTTGA
- the treZ gene encoding malto-oligosyltrehalose trehalohydrolase, translating into MPSKPQRRYPIGAEVQPKGGTHFRVWAPRAATVDVVVESGPGAPATIALEPEQNGYHAGLLSQAAAGTRYRFRLNGQSHYHPDPASRHQPDGPHGSSQVVDPATFAWRDAGWPGVGIEGQILYEMHIGTFTREGTWAAAQQELPELAACGVTVLEVMPVADFPGRFGWGYDGVGQFAPVWLYGQPDDFRRFVDEAHACGLGVILDVVYNHFGPSGNYLHEFSPDYFTAKYENDWGQANNFDGKNAGPVREFFLTNAAYWIEEFHLDGLRLDATQQIFDQSPENIVTAIGKRVREAAHGRKTVVVAENEPQDTNLVRPTKDGGSGLDGLWNDDFHHSAMVALTGRSEAYYTDYLGTPQEFLSMLKYGYLYQGQRYKWQKKRRGSPGLHLPPAGFVLYIQNHDQIANSGRGERIQFLTSPGRLRAMTALMLLAPGTPMLFQGQEFGASSPFHYFSDHDPELAKLVKEGRALSVHQFRSLDTLEMQSYLPDPGNPSVFERCKLDFGERERHRPIYDLHKDLLRLRRETKVFRAQKPGGLDGSVLAEECLLLRFFDDAGDDRLLVVNLGRDLHLDPAPEPLLAPPEGMRWQVLWSSEDPKYGGTGTPPLDSEENWRFPGHAAVALYPMPMEPQKDA; encoded by the coding sequence ATGCCCAGTAAGCCCCAGCGGCGCTACCCGATAGGAGCCGAGGTCCAGCCCAAGGGAGGGACTCATTTTCGCGTCTGGGCGCCCCGCGCCGCAACGGTCGATGTCGTTGTGGAGTCCGGGCCAGGGGCTCCGGCAACCATTGCCTTGGAGCCTGAGCAAAACGGCTACCATGCGGGACTGCTCTCCCAGGCCGCCGCCGGCACCCGGTATCGTTTCCGCCTCAATGGTCAAAGCCATTATCATCCCGATCCCGCCTCGCGCCATCAACCCGACGGCCCCCATGGCTCTTCGCAGGTGGTCGATCCCGCGACGTTTGCCTGGCGGGATGCCGGCTGGCCGGGCGTCGGCATCGAAGGGCAGATTCTCTATGAGATGCACATCGGGACGTTCACCCGGGAAGGCACCTGGGCGGCGGCGCAACAGGAACTGCCGGAACTGGCGGCCTGCGGCGTCACTGTCCTAGAGGTTATGCCCGTGGCGGATTTTCCCGGCCGTTTCGGCTGGGGGTATGATGGGGTCGGCCAATTCGCGCCGGTTTGGCTGTACGGCCAGCCGGACGATTTCCGACGTTTCGTGGACGAAGCCCATGCCTGCGGCCTGGGGGTCATCCTGGACGTGGTTTATAACCATTTCGGCCCCAGCGGGAATTACCTCCATGAATTCTCCCCGGACTATTTCACCGCCAAATATGAAAACGACTGGGGACAAGCCAACAATTTCGATGGAAAAAACGCAGGCCCGGTGCGGGAATTCTTTCTGACCAACGCCGCGTACTGGATAGAGGAGTTCCACCTCGACGGGCTGCGCCTCGACGCCACCCAACAGATCTTCGACCAGTCGCCGGAAAATATCGTAACCGCCATCGGCAAACGGGTGCGCGAGGCGGCGCATGGCCGAAAGACCGTCGTCGTGGCCGAAAACGAACCCCAGGACACGAATCTGGTGCGTCCGACCAAAGACGGCGGCAGCGGCCTGGACGGCCTGTGGAACGACGACTTCCATCACAGCGCCATGGTAGCCCTGACAGGTCGCAGCGAAGCCTATTACACCGATTATCTGGGCACGCCGCAGGAATTCCTCTCCATGCTCAAATACGGCTACCTCTACCAGGGGCAGCGCTACAAATGGCAAAAAAAACGGCGGGGTTCACCGGGCCTGCACCTGCCCCCGGCGGGTTTTGTCCTTTACATCCAAAATCACGACCAGATCGCCAATTCCGGGCGCGGCGAACGGATTCAGTTCCTCACCAGCCCGGGGAGGCTTCGGGCCATGACCGCGCTTATGCTGCTGGCGCCGGGCACCCCCATGCTGTTTCAGGGGCAGGAGTTCGGAGCCTCCTCGCCGTTTCATTATTTCTCGGATCACGATCCGGAACTGGCCAAGCTCGTCAAGGAGGGCCGCGCTTTGTCCGTGCATCAGTTTCGCAGCCTGGACACCTTGGAGATGCAATCCTATCTTCCGGACCCCGGCAACCCTTCCGTTTTCGAGCGCTGCAAACTCGATTTCGGCGAACGCGAACGCCACCGCCCCATCTACGATTTGCATAAGGATCTGCTGCGCCTGCGGCGCGAGACCAAGGTCTTTCGCGCCCAGAAGCCCGGCGGCCTGGACGGCTCGGTCTTGGCCGAAGAATGCCTGCTGCTGCGCTTTTTCGACGATGCCGGCGACGACCGCCTGTTGGTGGTGAATCTCGGGCGGGACCTGCATCTGGACCCTGCCCCGGAGCCCTTGCTCGCCCCGCCTGAAGGCATGCGCTGGCAGGTGCTCTGGTCAAGCGAAGATCCCAAATATGGAGGTACGGGCACCCCGCCGCTTGATTCCGAGGAAAACTGGCGTTTCCCCGGCCATGCCGCCGTGGCCCTTTATCCGATGCCAATGGAGCCACAAAAGGATGCCTGA